In Actinomycetota bacterium, the following are encoded in one genomic region:
- a CDS encoding GNAT family N-acetyltransferase: protein MQPTVRPPVAGTVRLGPIRAVLDRAHAGQGLGAELLDWAGTKAADEGADWLRVDAWTTNEHLQHYYLRQGFTYVRTVVLPHNPSGALFQRPAERIPPHTFRRPRA, encoded by the coding sequence GTGCAGCCGACCGTCCGGCCCCCAGTAGCGGGCACGGTACGGCTTGGGCCGATCCGGGCGGTACTCGATCGTGCCCACGCCGGCCAGGGCCTGGGCGCCGAGCTGCTGGACTGGGCCGGCACTAAGGCGGCCGACGAGGGCGCCGACTGGCTACGTGTCGACGCGTGGACCACCAACGAGCACCTCCAGCACTACTACCTGCGCCAGGGCTTCACCTACGTCCGCACCGTCGTCCTGCCGCATAACCCCTCCGGGGCGCTCTTCCAACGACCAGCCGAGCGCATCCCACCCCACACCTTCAGGAGGCCGAGAGCCTGA